A single genomic interval of Spirosoma linguale DSM 74 harbors:
- a CDS encoding FAD-dependent pyridine nucleotide-disulphide oxidoreductase (PFAM: FAD-dependent pyridine nucleotide-disulphide oxidoreductase; FAD dependent oxidoreductase; HI0933 family protein~KEGG: cco:CCC13826_0149 pyridine nucleotide- disulphide oxidoreductase), producing the protein MQIYDVIIVGGGPCGLAAGIEAAKAGLSHLILEMGSLTESIRQYPRRMRFFSTAENIEIGGLPFAISDVKAGRDEALQYYRKAAAYYHLNFELFQEVWQVQKEGELFTVTTKAGAAYQAHKVIMATGYFTRPRWLNIPGENLPHVSHYYDEPFKYSFTNVVIIGGSNSAVEAALELYRHDVNITVVHRGDDFRSTVKYWLVPDVKNRVKEGRIKTAFNSCVTQIDEKSVTINNLKTGEETQLPADFVFVLTGYIPDAELLRRCGIELDATTQVPVYNKETFETTVPGLYVCGTVMAGIFTEKVFIENGREHAQAIIDHIVGREVHKVAELIQRI; encoded by the coding sequence ATGCAGATATACGACGTCATTATTGTTGGTGGAGGTCCCTGTGGATTAGCGGCTGGCATCGAAGCGGCTAAAGCGGGGCTCAGCCACTTGATTCTGGAAATGGGTAGTTTGACGGAGTCGATCCGCCAGTATCCGCGCCGAATGCGATTTTTCTCGACGGCGGAAAACATTGAGATAGGGGGATTGCCGTTTGCCATATCGGACGTAAAAGCCGGTCGTGACGAAGCACTCCAATACTACCGCAAAGCAGCAGCCTACTATCACCTCAATTTCGAGCTGTTTCAGGAGGTCTGGCAGGTGCAAAAAGAAGGTGAACTTTTTACGGTGACAACCAAAGCTGGTGCTGCCTATCAGGCTCACAAAGTGATTATGGCAACGGGATACTTTACCCGGCCTCGCTGGCTCAACATACCGGGTGAGAACTTACCCCATGTGTCGCACTATTACGACGAACCGTTCAAATATTCGTTTACCAATGTTGTCATCATTGGTGGCTCTAATTCGGCTGTTGAAGCAGCTTTGGAGCTGTACCGCCACGATGTGAACATCACCGTTGTTCACCGGGGCGACGATTTCCGGAGTACGGTTAAATACTGGCTCGTACCTGATGTGAAAAACCGGGTGAAGGAAGGGCGGATAAAGACCGCATTTAACTCATGTGTGACGCAGATTGACGAGAAATCGGTAACGATCAATAACCTGAAAACCGGCGAAGAAACGCAGCTACCGGCTGACTTCGTCTTTGTGCTGACGGGCTATATCCCTGATGCCGAGCTATTGCGCCGGTGCGGTATTGAACTGGATGCCACCACGCAGGTGCCGGTTTATAACAAAGAAACGTTTGAAACCACTGTTCCCGGCCTGTATGTCTGCGGCACAGTGATGGCGGGTATTTTTACAGAGAAGGTCTTTATTGAGAATGGCCGGGAACATGCCCAGGCCATCATCGACCACATCGTGGGTCGCGAGGTACACAAGGTAGCCGAGCTTATTCAACGAATTTAG
- a CDS encoding primosomal protein N' (KEGG: sat:SYN_01336 primosomal protein N'~TIGRFAM: primosomal protein N'~PFAM: DEAD/DEAH box helicase domain protein; helicase domain protein; type III restriction protein res subunit~SMART: DEAD-like helicase ; helicase domain protein) translates to MADGLKIGARVIVPFGKKNGRVFTAIVAKLHNTPPTGYQARYINETLDEYPLTTSYQLELFRWIADYYMCCIGEVMNVALPSGLKISSQSKVQFNPDFSYPELLTELEETLLTELKKHPALSYDEVGRLAGDGVNVAALIKSLVEKKAIIVFEEVREKYTPKMVRKIRLHRNYEKREQLLVLLQRLEKLPKQQEVVMRYLSHVPLQRTPALNEKGLDKTILNQDDELSQSSLATLLKNQVFETFDVIQPRFSDNGSPDGLQTEIKLTDAQRTASNQIMAQFDQHNVVLLHGITGSGKTEVYIDLIQQALGSGSQVLYLLPEIALTTQIVVRLQRVFGDKMGIYHSKFSDNERVEVWKGVVSGQYQFVVGVRSAVFLPFDNLGLIIVDEEHETSYKQHDPAPRYHARDVAIMLAHWQQAKVLLGSATPSLETYYQAKQGRYGLVELFQRFGDATLPNIMLVNMQQEKKQKTLRNEFSSVLLGALEANMERKEQSILFQNRRGYSPYMQCEDCDWTAECPNCAVSLTYHQRDAELRCHYCGHKEGVPRMCPTCGSTKVKTIGFGTEKLEDQLQIFFPQSRVLRMDLDTTRAKNAYQQIIQEFEGGQVDILVGTQMITKGLDFDNVSLVGIFDADRLIHFPDFRATERAFQMITQVSGRAGRRAGRQGTVLIQTSNPQQPILQKVIDNDYKGLFTEELQERQDFNYPPFSRLIKLTVRHTDRAISHQAAERLAAELVDALGSSRVLGPEEPLVERIRNQFLFDILIKIERDKVNIKAVKTYIQDRINDILTDKGLRQVSIVADVDCL, encoded by the coding sequence ATGGCGGACGGGCTCAAAATTGGTGCCAGAGTTATCGTGCCATTCGGCAAAAAAAACGGCAGAGTCTTTACTGCCATCGTGGCAAAGCTGCATAATACCCCCCCAACCGGCTATCAGGCACGTTACATCAATGAGACCCTGGATGAGTACCCTTTAACCACAAGTTACCAGCTAGAACTTTTTAGATGGATTGCAGACTATTACATGTGCTGCATCGGTGAGGTCATGAATGTGGCGCTTCCATCAGGATTAAAGATTTCCAGTCAGTCCAAAGTGCAGTTCAATCCCGATTTCAGCTACCCCGAACTGCTCACCGAATTGGAGGAAACCCTGCTTACCGAACTCAAAAAACACCCGGCTTTATCATACGATGAAGTGGGGCGCCTGGCTGGCGACGGGGTTAATGTAGCGGCTCTGATTAAATCGCTGGTCGAAAAAAAGGCCATTATCGTCTTTGAAGAAGTCCGGGAAAAATACACACCTAAAATGGTACGGAAGATTCGTCTTCACCGGAATTACGAGAAGCGCGAACAACTGCTTGTTTTGCTGCAACGGCTCGAAAAACTGCCCAAACAGCAGGAAGTCGTTATGCGGTACCTGAGCCATGTTCCCCTACAACGGACACCGGCCTTGAATGAAAAGGGGCTTGACAAAACCATTCTGAACCAGGACGATGAGCTATCACAATCGTCGCTGGCCACGCTGCTCAAAAATCAGGTTTTCGAAACATTCGATGTTATCCAGCCCCGCTTTTCGGACAATGGGTCGCCCGATGGTTTACAAACCGAGATCAAGCTAACCGATGCCCAGCGGACGGCTTCGAACCAGATCATGGCGCAGTTCGACCAGCATAACGTTGTTCTTCTGCACGGCATCACCGGCAGTGGTAAGACGGAAGTCTATATTGATCTAATTCAGCAGGCCCTTGGCAGTGGCTCTCAGGTGCTCTATCTCCTCCCCGAAATTGCCCTTACCACCCAGATCGTTGTGCGTCTACAACGGGTATTTGGGGATAAAATGGGGATTTATCACTCCAAATTTTCGGATAACGAACGTGTGGAGGTCTGGAAAGGGGTTGTTTCGGGACAGTATCAGTTCGTGGTGGGTGTGCGCTCAGCAGTGTTTTTGCCGTTCGATAACCTGGGGCTGATCATCGTGGATGAAGAGCACGAAACCAGCTATAAACAACACGATCCAGCTCCACGCTACCATGCCCGCGATGTAGCCATTATGCTGGCGCACTGGCAGCAGGCCAAGGTATTGCTGGGTTCGGCCACGCCCTCGCTCGAAACGTATTATCAGGCCAAACAGGGTCGATACGGACTGGTGGAATTATTTCAACGCTTTGGCGATGCTACCCTGCCCAACATCATGCTGGTGAACATGCAGCAGGAGAAAAAGCAGAAGACGCTGAGAAATGAGTTCTCGTCGGTGTTGCTGGGGGCTCTTGAAGCCAACATGGAGCGTAAAGAGCAAAGTATCCTGTTTCAAAACCGCCGGGGGTATTCGCCTTACATGCAATGCGAAGATTGCGACTGGACCGCCGAGTGCCCCAACTGCGCCGTTAGCTTAACCTACCACCAGCGTGATGCCGAGTTGCGCTGCCATTATTGTGGTCATAAAGAAGGAGTGCCGCGTATGTGCCCCACCTGCGGGTCTACCAAGGTGAAGACCATCGGCTTTGGTACGGAAAAGCTGGAAGATCAACTCCAGATTTTCTTTCCGCAGTCGCGGGTGCTGCGTATGGACCTGGACACTACCCGCGCTAAAAACGCCTATCAGCAGATCATTCAGGAGTTTGAGGGCGGGCAGGTCGATATTCTGGTAGGTACGCAAATGATTACCAAAGGGCTGGACTTCGACAATGTCAGCCTCGTGGGTATTTTCGACGCCGACCGGCTTATCCATTTTCCTGATTTCCGGGCTACCGAACGAGCGTTTCAGATGATTACACAAGTAAGTGGTCGGGCGGGGCGACGGGCGGGGCGTCAGGGAACGGTATTGATCCAGACCAGCAATCCACAGCAGCCGATCCTGCAAAAAGTAATCGACAACGACTATAAAGGGCTGTTTACGGAGGAGCTTCAGGAACGGCAGGATTTTAATTACCCGCCTTTTTCACGGCTCATCAAGCTAACGGTTCGCCATACCGACCGGGCTATTAGCCACCAGGCCGCCGAGCGACTGGCCGCCGAGCTGGTCGACGCGCTGGGGAGCAGCCGGGTGCTGGGGCCTGAAGAACCGCTGGTTGAGCGAATCCGAAACCAGTTTCTGTTCGATATTCTAATTAAGATCGAACGCGACAAAGTGAACATAAAAGCCGTGAAGACGTACATTCAGGATCGCATCAACGACATCCTCACGGATAAAGGATTACGTCAGGTCAGCATCGTAGCCGATGTGGATTGTTTGTGA
- a CDS encoding heavy metal efflux pump, CzcA family (TIGRFAM: heavy metal efflux pump, CzcA family~PFAM: acriflavin resistance protein~KEGG: mca:MCA0978 CzcA family heavy metal efflux protein), translated as MNAFIRNVVGFSLKNRFFIFFMTVALIIAGIASYMTTPLEAFPDVTNTQIIVVTEWNGRSAEEIERFVTVPIEVGMNSVQRKTSVRSITMFGLSIIKIIFEDDVEDFFARQQVNNQLRSISLPEGVSPDVQPPYGPTGEIFRFTLQSPNRDSRELLTLHNWVIDRQLRSVAGVADVVAFGGREKSYEIRVNPTQLAKYDITPLEVYQAVTRSNINVGGDVIERNGQAYVVRGIGLLTSIADIENLIVEDLSGNPVLIKNVAEVAESNLPRVGQVGLDKDDDVVEGIVVMRKNENPSEVLARVKAKIEDLNTRILPSDVKMVTFYDRDNLISFCTRTVLHNLTEGIILVTVIVFLFMADWRTTVIVSIIIPLALLFAFMCLKLRGMSANLLSMGAVDFGIIVDGAVVMVEGIFVTLDHQAHRIGMTKFNRMAKLGLIKKTGGELGKAVFFSKLIIITALLPIFSFQKVEGKMFSPLAWTLGFALLGALLFTLTLVPVLCSILLKKNVREKNNPLVNFFDRTVMAGFTWCFAHRKVSLIAAIGFMAVTFFSASLLGSEFLPTLNEGALWVEAKLPMSSSLNQTVGMVRTLRQKLMDFPEVNGVLSQTGRSNDGTDPSGFYYVQMQVNLKPKDEWTRKISTDELIEEMDGRLKQFQGINYNYSQPIIDNVAEAVAGMNASNAVKIFGDDLETLDKMANKVIGAIRDVPGVKDVGILRNIGQPEISVLFDDRKMALYGVSTADAQSVIEMAIGGKTASVLYEGERKFDIRVRYGEDYRRTEDDIMRLMVPTLRGNKIPLREIATLRAITGPAFVYRDNNKRFIGVKFSVRERDLGSTIAEAQQRVNEAIKDLPKGYSINWTGEFENQVRATARLGQVVPISLATIFVILFILFGSAKDAGLVLLNVPFALIGGILALHATGMNFGISAGVGFIALFGICVQNGVILISVFNNNRKARMPLDEAIREGVKSRVRPVVMTALMAAIGLLPAAVSTGIGSETQKPLAIVVIGGLITATILTLLIFPIIYRLFNRKQGTHAFTVE; from the coding sequence ATGAACGCTTTTATACGTAATGTAGTGGGTTTTTCGCTGAAAAACCGCTTTTTCATCTTCTTCATGACGGTCGCGTTGATCATAGCCGGTATTGCCAGCTACATGACCACCCCGCTCGAAGCATTTCCGGACGTAACCAATACTCAGATCATTGTGGTGACGGAGTGGAATGGCCGCTCCGCCGAGGAGATTGAGCGATTTGTGACTGTGCCTATCGAAGTGGGCATGAACTCCGTACAACGCAAAACCAGCGTCCGTTCCATTACCATGTTCGGGCTGAGTATCATCAAGATTATATTCGAGGATGATGTAGAAGACTTCTTTGCCCGGCAGCAGGTTAACAACCAGCTTCGTTCGATCTCGCTGCCCGAAGGCGTATCACCCGATGTGCAGCCCCCCTACGGCCCTACCGGCGAAATCTTCCGGTTTACCCTCCAGTCGCCTAACCGCGACAGCCGCGAACTGCTTACCCTCCACAACTGGGTGATTGACCGCCAACTCCGCAGCGTGGCGGGTGTAGCCGATGTGGTCGCCTTTGGCGGACGGGAAAAAAGCTACGAGATCCGGGTAAACCCCACTCAACTGGCCAAATACGACATCACCCCACTGGAGGTATACCAGGCCGTTACCCGCAGCAACATCAACGTTGGGGGCGATGTGATCGAGCGGAATGGGCAGGCGTATGTGGTTCGGGGTATCGGTCTGCTCACCTCCATTGCCGACATCGAAAACCTGATCGTGGAAGATCTGTCGGGAAACCCGGTGCTGATCAAGAACGTAGCCGAAGTAGCCGAGTCGAACTTGCCTCGCGTTGGCCAGGTAGGGCTGGATAAAGACGACGATGTGGTAGAGGGCATCGTGGTGATGCGGAAAAACGAGAACCCAAGCGAGGTACTGGCGCGGGTTAAAGCCAAAATCGAGGATTTGAACACCCGCATTTTACCGTCGGATGTGAAGATGGTCACGTTCTACGACCGCGATAACCTCATCTCGTTCTGTACGCGTACGGTACTGCATAACCTGACGGAGGGAATCATTCTGGTAACGGTCATCGTGTTTCTGTTCATGGCCGACTGGCGGACTACCGTTATTGTGTCCATCATCATTCCGCTGGCGTTGCTGTTTGCATTTATGTGTCTCAAACTGCGCGGCATGTCGGCTAACCTGCTGTCGATGGGTGCGGTCGATTTCGGGATTATCGTTGATGGCGCTGTGGTGATGGTGGAGGGGATATTTGTCACCCTTGATCATCAGGCACACCGCATTGGCATGACCAAGTTCAACCGCATGGCGAAGCTGGGCCTGATCAAAAAGACGGGGGGCGAGTTGGGAAAGGCCGTTTTCTTCTCCAAGCTGATCATCATCACCGCCCTGTTACCCATCTTCTCGTTCCAGAAAGTAGAGGGTAAAATGTTTTCGCCCCTAGCCTGGACGCTCGGATTTGCCTTGCTGGGTGCCCTGCTCTTCACGCTAACGCTGGTACCGGTACTATGCTCCATCTTGTTAAAAAAGAACGTTCGGGAAAAGAACAACCCTCTGGTCAACTTCTTCGACCGAACCGTTATGGCGGGTTTTACCTGGTGCTTCGCTCACCGAAAAGTCAGCCTTATTGCAGCTATTGGCTTCATGGCGGTTACGTTTTTTTCGGCTTCCCTGCTGGGATCGGAGTTTTTACCGACCCTCAACGAAGGCGCCCTCTGGGTAGAGGCTAAACTTCCGATGAGCAGTTCGCTCAACCAAACGGTGGGCATGGTCCGAACATTACGGCAAAAGCTGATGGACTTCCCGGAAGTCAACGGGGTACTTTCCCAAACGGGCCGGTCCAATGACGGCACCGATCCATCCGGCTTTTATTACGTTCAGATGCAGGTTAATCTGAAGCCCAAAGACGAGTGGACCAGAAAAATAAGTACCGATGAACTCATCGAGGAAATGGACGGTCGGCTCAAGCAGTTTCAGGGCATCAACTACAATTACTCGCAGCCCATCATCGACAACGTGGCCGAAGCTGTAGCCGGTATGAACGCCAGCAACGCCGTCAAGATTTTCGGCGACGACCTGGAAACGCTCGACAAGATGGCGAACAAGGTCATTGGTGCCATTCGGGATGTGCCAGGCGTAAAAGACGTGGGTATCCTACGCAACATCGGCCAGCCCGAAATCAGCGTTCTGTTCGACGACCGGAAAATGGCTTTATATGGCGTCTCTACCGCCGATGCACAATCGGTTATCGAAATGGCGATTGGGGGTAAAACGGCTTCTGTACTGTACGAAGGCGAGCGAAAATTCGACATTCGGGTCCGGTATGGCGAAGATTACCGGCGCACGGAAGATGACATCATGCGGCTAATGGTTCCCACGTTGCGGGGCAATAAAATTCCCCTGCGGGAAATTGCTACCCTGCGCGCTATCACAGGCCCTGCTTTTGTCTACCGCGACAACAACAAGCGGTTTATTGGGGTAAAATTCTCGGTGCGGGAACGCGATCTGGGCAGTACCATTGCCGAAGCGCAGCAACGGGTCAACGAAGCCATAAAAGACCTCCCTAAAGGATACAGCATTAACTGGACGGGTGAGTTTGAGAACCAGGTTCGGGCTACCGCCCGACTCGGCCAGGTAGTACCCATCAGTCTGGCGACCATCTTTGTGATTCTGTTCATCCTCTTCGGGAGCGCCAAAGATGCGGGGCTGGTCTTGCTCAACGTACCGTTTGCCCTCATTGGCGGCATTCTGGCCCTGCATGCTACCGGTATGAATTTCGGTATTTCGGCGGGGGTAGGTTTCATCGCCCTGTTTGGCATCTGTGTGCAGAACGGCGTTATCCTGATCTCGGTCTTCAACAACAACCGGAAGGCCCGAATGCCCCTGGACGAAGCCATTCGGGAAGGTGTCAAGTCGCGGGTTAGGCCAGTAGTAATGACAGCCCTTATGGCCGCTATCGGTTTGCTGCCGGCCGCTGTCTCAACGGGTATTGGCTCGGAAACGCAGAAGCCCCTGGCCATTGTGGTGATTGGCGGCTTAATTACCGCTACGATCCTGACGCTGCTGATCTTTCCGATCATCTACCGGCTATTCAACCGAAAGCAAGGCACACATGCGTTCACAGTTGAATAA
- a CDS encoding hypothetical protein (KEGG: colA; Cna B-type domain-containing protein), with product MKQLYILMCFWVIVGSWNTVHAQISGSVFRDFDLNGIRSDTLPIEIGVAGVDVFAFVDLNKVPIRKATDAKGNYSFSSSEIPAGKPVRIEFHNLPPGDYNGPYGSSSATSVQFIKAPSSHVNVGINYPADYCQRTNVRLIVPCYVNGNTQLTTDANGNPVANEKQAAKADALVSVAYEASGVASAANFPPEHIATADQIGSVWGLAYHRRTKKILSAAFIKRHMSLGPLGTGGIYMSDIVTHKTTRFLDVNTLGIDTGADPHTGLFADKTQASADPGAMRAVGRISIGGMDMSEDDKTLYFINLKDRKIYGVFINSTAVAPTSATAVKSWAIPDPGCSNGDFRPWALKVYHGKIYIGVVCSAETSQQKSDLSATIYRFDPNAATPVFETVLAFPLDFRRGPADLTTDPNQPDYDCTKYDHWLPWTDAWPTPCGLGDSRRFVMSPQPILSDLEFDDDGSMLIGFMDRFGNMSGVANHNPAGNGLYDGFTGGDLLRAYNNNGTLELEKNGKSGGLAGSGVGNGEGPVDENNVGGEFFGNDYWLFHNKVGHAEVSNGSLTFIPGYTEVITSAFDPITDIYQSGGFKVFGAKTGFVNRNYVLYTLEETPGVFGKAGGLGDVKALCDPASVEIGNRFWFDDNRDGIQDAYEPGIDGVVLTLHDIENGGTTVGTQTTHDGGQFYFNNATVPGGLRYMHKYEIRMDTAQLRSLDITLDGVKPLAASGGRLAARAVGARQGAASRQRYYALSPANQANYADADLRDSDALLVGQSAVISVTTMDAGQNDFTNDLSIYSCPELTTEKDTVSLCPGVKLDSIAAVGNYLSRVDSVRFVLFTSPQSGTAMYANTGVVLGTVKPGPNINRAVLYNPLITTDNNTGNKRNQYIYAIIYPTPANVSCRQSDKTVIKIAPSLRAVATGGTLTCSVKSLTLKGQAQYSDGTPAPSAVYRWRGPSSFSSVVQNPTVSVAGSYTLTVGDPACSASFTTTITSVTSDTMTPNLNTSVVGKSCPSCAARISATAPGASLRWSGPGSFTAVGSEVDVVVDGLYSVTATGSNGCWSTAQVLVSPSYCPVVELSNSSLSLCSGMKLDSISVQTDHLQNGESIRFVVFSTPQSGTAMYGSGGVVLGTVLPVGKRAVLVQPQLNTFNTGSVVLKQYVYALIYPTPGPAECRQSDELVVSVSPSVKAVATGGTLTCSVKSLTLKGQAQYGDGTPAPSAVYRWRGPSSFSSVVQNPTVSVAGSYTLTVGDPACPASFTTATISVTSDTIAPVLQTSVSAKLCVSCAATISAQSLGATLSWTGPNGFLATGSSQTVTADGLYTITATGVNGCTSQSTVNITPYACPPVVCLPFGIRRIR from the coding sequence ATGAAGCAACTGTACATATTAATGTGCTTTTGGGTTATTGTGGGTAGTTGGAATACCGTACATGCTCAAATAAGTGGAAGTGTATTCAGAGACTTTGATTTAAATGGTATCCGTTCAGACACATTACCCATTGAGATCGGTGTAGCGGGTGTTGACGTTTTCGCATTCGTTGATCTGAACAAAGTGCCAATTCGGAAAGCTACGGACGCAAAAGGAAACTATTCATTTAGTTCGTCCGAAATTCCGGCTGGGAAACCGGTACGCATCGAGTTTCATAACTTGCCTCCGGGCGACTATAATGGCCCTTATGGCAGTAGTAGTGCAACAAGTGTTCAGTTTATAAAGGCGCCTTCCAGTCATGTAAATGTTGGTATCAATTATCCAGCCGATTACTGTCAGCGTACAAATGTTCGACTCATTGTACCTTGTTACGTTAATGGAAATACCCAACTAACAACGGATGCCAACGGTAACCCGGTTGCCAATGAAAAGCAGGCTGCCAAAGCCGATGCTCTGGTTAGTGTCGCTTATGAAGCTAGTGGCGTAGCATCGGCCGCTAATTTCCCGCCGGAACATATCGCTACGGCCGATCAGATAGGCTCTGTTTGGGGACTTGCCTACCATCGACGGACTAAAAAAATACTTAGTGCCGCCTTTATCAAACGGCACATGAGTCTCGGTCCCTTAGGCACGGGGGGCATCTATATGAGTGATATCGTCACGCACAAAACCACCCGTTTTCTGGATGTTAACACGCTTGGCATCGACACTGGGGCCGATCCACACACAGGTTTGTTTGCCGATAAAACACAGGCTAGTGCTGATCCCGGTGCCATGCGTGCGGTAGGGCGGATTAGTATTGGAGGCATGGATATGTCGGAAGATGACAAGACGCTTTACTTTATTAACCTGAAGGATCGTAAAATCTACGGTGTCTTTATCAACTCAACGGCTGTTGCGCCTACGTCAGCAACAGCCGTAAAATCGTGGGCAATTCCCGATCCTGGCTGTTCCAACGGCGATTTTCGGCCCTGGGCGCTGAAGGTTTACCACGGTAAAATTTACATAGGTGTGGTCTGCTCGGCCGAAACATCGCAACAGAAAAGCGATTTGAGCGCAACGATATACCGGTTCGATCCGAACGCAGCAACGCCCGTTTTTGAAACCGTTCTGGCCTTTCCGCTTGATTTCAGACGTGGCCCAGCCGATCTTACGACCGACCCTAATCAACCCGATTACGACTGTACCAAGTATGACCACTGGCTACCCTGGACCGATGCCTGGCCAACACCCTGCGGACTGGGCGACAGCCGTCGATTTGTGATGTCTCCACAACCCATCCTGTCGGATCTCGAATTTGACGACGATGGGTCGATGTTAATCGGCTTCATGGATCGCTTCGGGAATATGTCGGGCGTAGCAAACCATAACCCGGCTGGCAATGGCTTATATGATGGATTTACGGGTGGCGATTTACTACGAGCCTATAACAATAATGGCACGCTTGAACTGGAAAAAAACGGCAAATCCGGTGGTCTGGCCGGTAGTGGGGTTGGCAACGGGGAAGGCCCTGTCGATGAAAACAACGTAGGTGGTGAGTTCTTTGGCAATGATTATTGGCTGTTTCACAATAAAGTTGGTCATGCCGAAGTATCCAACGGGTCATTGACATTTATTCCCGGCTACACGGAGGTAATCACATCGGCATTCGATCCCATCACGGATATTTATCAATCTGGCGGATTCAAGGTGTTTGGTGCCAAAACAGGCTTCGTCAACCGAAATTACGTTTTATACACCCTTGAAGAAACGCCGGGTGTATTCGGAAAGGCGGGGGGGCTGGGCGACGTAAAAGCCCTTTGTGACCCGGCTTCGGTAGAAATTGGCAACCGCTTTTGGTTCGACGACAACCGGGATGGTATTCAGGACGCCTATGAACCGGGTATTGACGGGGTTGTACTCACGCTACACGATATAGAAAATGGGGGTACAACTGTCGGTACCCAAACGACCCACGATGGTGGACAGTTTTACTTCAATAACGCTACGGTGCCGGGTGGATTACGGTATATGCACAAGTACGAGATACGGATGGATACGGCTCAATTGAGGTCACTGGATATTACGCTCGATGGCGTCAAACCCCTGGCTGCGTCGGGCGGTCGATTGGCTGCCCGAGCGGTAGGTGCACGTCAGGGAGCGGCTAGTCGCCAGCGGTATTATGCACTTTCACCAGCCAATCAGGCAAACTACGCTGATGCTGATCTACGCGATTCGGATGCGTTACTGGTTGGTCAATCGGCCGTGATTTCTGTAACGACGATGGATGCCGGACAGAATGATTTCACAAATGACCTGTCAATCTACTCCTGCCCCGAACTGACTACCGAGAAAGATACCGTTTCACTTTGTCCGGGAGTAAAGCTGGATTCCATTGCGGCCGTTGGTAACTACCTGAGCCGGGTCGACTCCGTACGCTTCGTCCTGTTTACCAGCCCTCAATCAGGTACGGCTATGTATGCCAATACGGGGGTTGTGTTAGGTACCGTAAAGCCCGGTCCGAACATAAACCGGGCTGTTTTATACAATCCACTCATCACTACCGACAACAACACGGGCAATAAACGGAATCAGTACATTTATGCCATCATTTATCCTACGCCCGCCAATGTGTCCTGTCGGCAATCGGATAAAACAGTAATCAAAATCGCCCCTTCATTACGGGCGGTGGCCACAGGGGGTACACTGACGTGTTCGGTGAAGAGTCTCACCCTGAAGGGACAGGCCCAGTACAGTGATGGCACACCCGCCCCTTCGGCGGTTTACCGCTGGCGTGGTCCGTCCAGTTTCAGCAGTGTGGTGCAGAACCCCACGGTCTCGGTAGCGGGCAGCTACACCCTGACGGTGGGTGACCCGGCCTGTTCCGCCAGTTTCACCACCACAATTACCAGCGTCACTTCGGATACCATGACGCCCAACCTGAACACCTCGGTGGTAGGCAAGAGCTGCCCCAGTTGTGCGGCTCGCATCTCGGCGACGGCCCCGGGGGCCAGCCTGCGCTGGTCAGGCCCGGGCAGCTTCACGGCGGTGGGCAGTGAGGTCGATGTGGTGGTAGACGGACTTTACAGTGTGACGGCCACAGGCAGCAACGGCTGCTGGAGCACGGCCCAGGTGCTGGTGAGCCCCAGCTACTGTCCGGTAGTGGAACTGTCGAACTCGTCCCTGAGCTTGTGTTCGGGTATGAAGCTGGACTCGATCTCGGTGCAGACCGATCATCTGCAGAATGGTGAGTCGATCCGGTTTGTGGTGTTCAGCACCCCTCAGTCGGGTACGGCTATGTACGGCTCGGGCGGGGTAGTGCTGGGTACGGTGTTGCCGGTGGGCAAGCGGGCGGTGCTGGTGCAGCCCCAGCTCAACACCTTCAACACGGGTAGTGTTGTGCTTAAGCAGTATGTGTACGCTTTGATTTACCCCACACCCGGCCCAGCCGAGTGTCGGCAGTCGGATGAGCTGGTGGTGAGCGTTTCGCCCTCTGTGAAGGCGGTGGCTACCGGGGGGACGCTGACGTGTTCGGTGAAGAGCCTCACCCTGAAGGGGCAGGCCCAGTACGGCGATGGCACACCCGCCCCTTCGGCGGTTTACCGCTGGCGTGGTCCGTCCAGTTTCAGCAGTGTGGTGCAGAACCCGACGGTGTCGGTAGCGGGCAGCTACACCCTGACGGTGGGTGACCCTGCCTGTCCCGCTAGTTTCACCACCGCCACTATAAGCGTCACCTCCGATACAATCGCACCCGTTCTGCAAACGTCCGTTTCTGCTAAGTTATGTGTTAGCTGTGCTGCTACCATTAGTGCACAATCGCTGGGGGCTACTTTAAGTTGGACTGGGCCTAATGGATTTTTAGCCACTGGCTCCAGCCAAACCGTTACGGCCGATGGTCTTTATACCATAACCGCTACCGGAGTCAATGGCTGTACCAGCCAGTCAACCGTAAACATAACCCCCTATGCCTGCCCGCCAGTTGTGTGTCTACCCTTCGGTATAAGACGGATCAGGTAG